In Zingiber officinale cultivar Zhangliang chromosome 6A, Zo_v1.1, whole genome shotgun sequence, a single genomic region encodes these proteins:
- the LOC121995591 gene encoding calvin cycle protein CP12-1, chloroplastic-like: protein MATAAAAGISLSSPIRTVPVAKAELLGRKPVRIGQMLPLQRMAATAGRGRVVVVKGTQSSTPPDISEKVEESIKKAEEACAGDAVSGECAAAWDEVEELSAAASHAREALKANSDPLENYCKDNPEADECRTYDN, encoded by the coding sequence ATGGCAACAGCAGCGGCGGCCGGCATCAGTCTCTCCTCCCCGATTCGGACAGTGCCCGTCGCCAAGGCTGAGCTCCTCGGGCGCAAGCCGGTCAGGATCGGACAGATGCTGCCGTTGCAGCGCATGGCGGCGACGGCCGGGCGGGGCCGGGTGGTGGTGGTAAAAGGCACGCAGTCGTCGACGCCGCCGGATATATCGGAGAAGGTGGAGGAGAGCATCAAGAAGGCGGAGGAGGCGTGCGCCGGGGACGCCGTGAGCGGGGAGTGCGCGGCGGCGTGGGACGAGGTGGAGGAGCTCAGCGCGGCGGCGAGCCACGCCCGGGAGGCCCTCAAGGCCAACTCCGACCCCCTCGAGAATTACTGCAAGGACAACCCCGAGGCCGACGAGTGCCGCACCTACGACAATTAA